The window AATAATTGGTTAGCTGTCTAGCAGAGTTGCTGGCACTTTCTTATTAATAACATTAAAAATATATCCATTTTACCGGTTTTTCTTCGAGGTTGAATGTTCGACAGTTTGacaggagaagccaaagaagggTGTTATCTTTATCAGATTATACGTTCAGTCTTTGCAAACGGGACCGATAATAAACAGAATATGGAACAGAAAAGACAAACCGAGATACGGACATCAGCAAAGACTAGAAAGAACACAGTTAGCTCCACGACCTGTTGCCACGTCAGCGTGCACTTGGCACCTCAATAGTGCATAAAGCTGACACTGAAACATCAGGTATTTTGAGGTATCAAAATCAGCATGACGCCATCACTGATGTCACGGGGAGATTCGGCACAGCGTTTTTAAGATGCATTCGCAGAAAGAGGTTTCACTAGAACTTCcagggattttttttcttttcttttgacgAGCTTCCAAGAAGTTCGTTGAGAAGGCACTGGAAATATTTCTGCAAGAAATTCTGTCACCTGTCAAAAGTCCGGGTAATACCCGACCGGGCAGTTCTCAACCACAGTATACTACTCCCGTCCTGGAATACAAGGTATTCTAGCTTTTAAAATTTGTACTCAAATATAAGATATTTTAGGATTCCTAGGCAGTAATTAAACTCATTTATTAATAGTTCTATTATTTCCTAGGCAGTCACATGGTGGGAGACCTAATTTTTGCCCAATCGTTCCCCTGGTGAGCAAGTGGAGTTAATGAATCTCTTTGTTACTCGTGCGCATTAACAACCAAGTCTTCTTTAACTAGGGTTatatgggtcatttgctatccTTCTTAATCTGTCTTAGAAATTCTAGAATGCCCTATATTTCAGGATGGATGGAGTATTTCTTAATCTCCTTATTGAAAAAGTGCTAATAGCTTCTTTAACTTTCTTGAAATTGTTCAGTTTTTTTCCTCCCCTGTTCATGTATGAAATGAATGAGCATGGAATGTTTCTAGGGGCTGCAAGATCTGGTCAAAGCTTATTAAATCAGTTGCTAACCGGTCGTGTTCGTACCATGATTGAatccagctctctctctctctctctttttcaagCTTTCTCCGGTCACCAGTCGTCCACTCGTCCAGTCCTGGTTTCAATGGGAAAGTCTGAAGGACATGCCCGACAGAAATGCCTGAACTTTCAGAGAACTCGGAACTAATGCCATCTTCCAAGAAGACCATTTAGTATTTACATTACCATGCAGCCCGTCAGCCTGGCTGCTTGATTGTTTCCTCCATGTGCTCATGAAGAAAGGGCGAAAGCGAAAAGGTTTCCCGGATAGTTTAGCAGGTCAGATGCTGAGCTCCAGACACGCGAGTCACTTGAATATTCAGTCAtaagctcaaaaaaaaaacttttggaaACAACTCTCCCATTAAAGAACAACTATGCTTGCGTGAGATGGCCACTGTATGGCTCGTGATCGCGGAAAGTCTATAATTTATCAGTGTCCTGCAGTACTAAAATAATTACATGATATTCGTTCAATGTATAAAGTACGAGCAGTGTAAATGGAGCCACGCTCGATCATCTCACGTGCTCTTCTTGTCCTTGGCTATGTCCCTGTTTGTCCTTGGCTATGTCTGCAgcgagcagctgctgctgcaatCCTGTCTCGTGCTTTTGCAGTTTTATTTACATTCTTTTTTGAGGAATGCAGTTTTTTATTTACATTTTTTAGGGCAGTTTTTTTTATTCACACATGGGGGTTCGTCCCAATACGATAAGCCCATGGGCCGAAACAAAACTACTCTTGGTGTAGGCTTAGGGCTCAGGAGGGCAGGTTTGGGTCCCTTGGGCCAGATGTAAGGCCTGGGTGCAGCATACGAAGCTGGCAGTTTCTTCATAAAcctcaagaaaagaaaaactggTGCCTTGCAGAACGAAATGGTTTTTAGTTGTTTCACTGTCGCCGCAGTGTAACATAGTATTgagttttttttgtaaaatgaGGATGAAAGACAGTAGGGTTGATCAAGCGCTAATTTCTCCAAATTTTCTGTTCTGAAGCTTCTCCTACATGCTGCCTGATTCTTTGGATTACCGAATACACCTCCGTTCAGCAATCTTCAGACGCTAGCTAGCCAACTCAAGATATCAGACACTAGCTAGCCAACTCAAGATATGCAGCTATGAACGGATGAGGTTCTGACACTTGAAAGCTACATGAATCAAAGACTGGGCATAGGAGGATTTTCCATCATAGTAATTAAGGCATGCTACAAGAAGTTACTTACAATGTAACCTCGGTtttgagccccccccccccccccccccccccccggcccaaAAGAAAAGATCGCTACTGGCATCAGGTAACGACAACTGCCCATACATTTCAATCAGAGGGGAAAGTAAACGGAGCAATCCCCCTCATTCAATCGCCCCAAGACTATGAATAACACAGGCCATGACAGTCTCTTAAGTCTGCATCCAAGGCAGTGCAGATTAGTCAATCAAGCTGCAAAATTGCATTGCAGCAACTGAGCTGAGCAGCACAACTGCAACACAAGGGACCGGCATCCAGGACACCGGACTGATGGACACGGCTGCACCAGGATCATGACAGAAGTCCCAGGCCATAATACTGGCGGACTCGAGGTAATTTATTTGGTCCAGATGATCTACAGTAGTCTTTATCTGGTTCAGGAGAATTAAAGGTGGTCTTTATTAAGTTCAGACTCCAGACGCACATAAACAGCTGAGTGGGGATCCCAGCCCGATTAAGAACCTCTTTCAGGAAGAATAAGCCAGCCCCATGAAAGCAGAAAAGAGAATGGTTTCGCATACAATGTTGCAATTTGGAAGCatcagatttttttaaaaagaataaaaaacagATGCTGAACTTTCCCCATTTTTGGGGTAAAGATAAAACGTCAAAACTAAAAGCGAGCAGAACTCTCTCCCATAACAATTTTAAGAAGTGCAAGACTGGCTTCACTTGAACAATGGCTGGCACAAAGCCTGTCACTGTGCTCTAAAATTCCACCTGCCACGCTAAGCATATGAACATAATCTAAATTCTGCGCTACATTGAATCGAACTACCCCTAGGATATGCAGCTAAAATTAAATATGCCTCATCTAAAATAAAAGAACATGAGGCAGCATTAATGGCAGTGCTAACCGCAGCTGCCGAGCACCAGCTACAACTATGAAATGTTGACCGATTACATTTGGCAAAATCCAGATGTTTGAACAAAACCATCTCTACTAAGGGGATACCGACCATACCCGCTCCGCTGATGTGCTGAAGCAAGAGGTTCGGCTGATGAGGCGCATGCCCTATCTGGGTACCTTCCTCTATGTACATTGCCGTGAGGGTGGGTTGGCATGGAAGAGTCCGAGACAAAGTCTGTGCTCTCTGAAAAGTACCTTGTTTGTGGATTGGAAGGCGAGAACCTGGTACATGAGACAAAATTTCCAGGAGGATGTTCTGGAGCATAACATGGCCCAAATATAGAGGAGATCGGATCAAGACCAGCATTGTCTCCATAGTCCACGACACTGAATGAATCTCTAGTGCTTTCAGTAGTAAACGAGGACTCATCAGAGCTGGTAAACAGTGACCATTCACTTGATGTAGCTTCTGAGAAGTCTGTGCTAACTGAGTCTGCAAAGGCATCATCGGCATGATGGAAATCTCTGGATCTCAACTCTGCATGCTGATCTTGCATGTAGCCTTCTCCATCGGGTCTAAAATCATATATACCATAGGTTTGATCACTTCCAGAAAAGTGCAGCTCTGTCTGCTTGCGGTCATGTTTAGAGCCCTTGGAGGATTTTGATTTGTGATGCTTTACAGTTGTCGGAACAGGCAAGAGCCCCTTCTCAATGTACATCCTTGGTGGTCGGGGAAAAGACCTGAACAATGTTTTACAATTATGAGACTCCTGGAGAGTGCGGCCAGAGATATACTCCAAATTGTAATTTAGGTTCAACACATATCTCATGTTGTACTGCTGGCTATATTTACCTCAAGTAGAAAAGCATATATGCACCTTCTGACATAACTTGATTCACTGATACAACCTGGACCTACAtatggaaaaaaaaattaccaCACAATATCATAAAACTCCAACTCTCAAaagttttattttctttttcgtaTTTGCTTCAATAACCCTACAAAAAAAACTACAAAGGAAAAGGCCACACAGTGAAATGCATCAAGGAGACAGCATTTATAATTACACTGCTCACGGTATGGTCACTATCCTTATAATAAGACTCATAATCTATAGACGCAATTTCACAAGTCATAGCAATTTCTCGAAACTCATATATAGGTAACAGATTCATAGCCTAGTTCACAGGACAGACTTTGTTGTAAAACATACCTCTGAGTCATCAATTCTCAACCATGTGCCCTGCATATCTTTGACATAGGATATATAGTGCCCAGAGAATGATGCGTTTTCTGTATCCACATGTACAACCACAGCATACAAGAAATAAAGAGGGGGTTTGTCACCAGAGCCAGTCACGAAAGGAACCATGTCCAACATTTCAGGAAACGTTACACATttgttgatcttgccatatTTTCCTGTCTGAAGTAACAAAATGAAGTTCATTTAGTTCTTCCATCCAGAAACACTCAAGTGGCAGGCAAATGTCAGCCCAAGCATAGAGCATGAGTCATGTGATAACTGGTCCAAGTCAAACCAACAAAGGAGCTTATATGAAAATTGCCCCAAATGTGCTTCATCACCCACCCATGTTCCCAGATAGTTGGGGTTTTACTTATCAGACATTGATAATCTCAAATATACACTTGCAGTTTTGAACATTTCTTTTTGTCTAACCACACATTCGCAAAAATTTGAAAAGGAAAATATGGAGGTACTATTTCATGACAATATGCTATGATTTCTATGCACGAATTTAAACAATTTTGTGTATAGTATCAATCAAAGTTTTGAGAGTTTGACTATTAAAATCTAAAACATAAATGTAGGAATGCATTTATTTATGAGCGTATAGTTACAATTTGGAGTTAGGTGTAGAGCATAACATCATCAGGTTCTTTTATAAATTAGTCATTTCAGTATTACCCAATACCAGCAAATCCGCATCTAAAAACAACTGCAAACAAAAATGGATGAACACTGCACAGAGTAACAAATACTTATCAGAACAAACTGGCATTGCATGAAATTCAATACAAAATAATTACCTGAAATCTTTTAAGAACAATTGTTAATATGTTTGGCACCTCATGTACGCTCAGTTGCTTCCTAGCTTTGACATAAGCAGAACATCTGCATTAAAAAGATAAAATTTCAATACACTTCAATTTGCTGTGGTCCAACTGAATTGATGGGTAACAAGATCACAGCTGTCTCTGGCAACACTACCTTCCACATTTGTACATATTCTCGCCATCTAAATCCTCAGGAGCAGTGAATTGTGTCAAAGCATCTTGCAAGGACTCCACCCAGCCATGAATCTCCAAAGTAAGATCCATTATATTCTCATATCTTTCAGACTCGTGATAGCATCTGAGGCACTTAACCTTGTTTCATAAACAAAAACTGATCAGTATATGATAGATCAAATGGTGCTGTATACTGATCAAATGGTGAACTGAAGAGAAAATGCTAAAGTGCAAATGTTTGCTTTCATTAAAAACGAAGGACAATGTATTTACTACAAAAATGCATAGTTACAAGTATGATACATGACTAAATAAACCACCAGCATttctaaatataaaaaaatgcaaaccagAAATCTGAGATTTATCAAGTTACCTTGGATTTAAGACGGCCACCAAACATCTGCTGTATCAGTGTTGTTTCCTGCAAACTTGGTTCAACGTGCTTCTCACCACCCAGCCCATCCAAGCACGCTGCTTGCATAGACATCACAAGATGCCTGGTGGTGTTCAAATTTAAGCATATTATCAACAGGGGGCACTAGAACAGTTACTTCTTAATTGGAATGAAGCCATTTTATTATTGCACCAAGTAAAACATTTAGCAAGAAACCAAAAGGCAACAGGAAGGAAAAAGCTTGTAACAGTTACACTACCTTAAAAACTCATGAGCATCTTCCTGAGTTCCACCACCCAAGCGACATCCGATATTCCTCAAATTAGAAAGAATTCTACTTGGAGATAAGGGCCCACCACTTTCACGTAAAGTTGAGGCATATTGCTCAAGTTCACACATAAGGCACCAATTTTTTGAGCAACCTAAGAGAAGATAGTATGAAGTCAGAGAAAAGAAAGACAAGTACAAAAGCAAATATTGAGAGGGGAATAGCTATTTGAAAATTTTAGTATTACAGTCTTTAGAATGCAATCTCAGAAGAAGGTAGATCATCAGTGGCTTTGTGCACATCAGACATTGTAGAACAGCATTAGCATAGCAGCTGCAAAATGAAGATGATCAAGAAAAGCTGCTGATTAAGCAAGTAAATGAAAAATAATGACAAATTGCCAATTGAACAAGCAAAAGTTAGGTTGCAAAAATGGGAAGAAAGGAAAACACATTTGTTATAaatttacaacaacaacaacaacaacaacatagccttttttcccaagcaagttggggtaggctagagatgaaacccgaaagaaataagtttacTTGGATAAATTAATATAGTAGCTCAAATTAATACTTCTGGTGTTCCTCTTATTGCGGCTAATTGCTAGATATTAATCAGTTGTATATTGGATCTAGTTCAGCTTGAagcatttttaatttcaaatgaGCCAATATATTTAATCAAGAAACTACGCCATGTCGCTTATTTTGGAATCAACCGCACTCCATTTGTTAACATTCTTACACTCTGCTCTTCTTTGCCAATTGTGTAGCCAGTAGTATCCTTCGACAAATTGACTGTCATACCTCTTGGTAACCCACAATATATAATAGGACTCATATATGTATGCACTATGCAGAGATGAATACTAAAAGAATCACATTCCTGTTAGATATTCTCAGGAGCATCTATTCTAGGCCCATATTATCCCATACGTAGTATATGTGTGCACACATCAAGACTAGTGGAGTGATAATTATCCAACAAATCTAGTAAATGTAACATAATAAACCACCGCCAAGTAAACTCTTGTTCCCAAGCTCCTAGCAGGGACCTTTCAGCTGCTCTACTTGTTTAAGTTCCCCCATCCCCTCTGCATCCACCACAAACTTATTTGGCATTTTCTTATATCGCAACTCAAATCAAGTATCAAAAGGCACTAGCATCATTTAAAAGGTTCCATAATTTTTTCATCTTTACTGACCTGCGCTGACATCTTGAGATGTATTTACACCATTAGTCTATTACCAAAACAATAAGTTTTTCATCTTGACAAAAATACACAATAGTAACAGGAATAATTAGGAAGTGTGACCTATCCCCATAAACAAAATGTTCATTACCTGTTTCCACAATTGAAAAGACCTCTAGGAGAAATACCCCGTGCTTCATACTGAAAAAACTTGACAAGATCTTCATATGGGAACAATACCTGAAGTGCCATTTAGAAAGAAAACTTTCGTTACATTAACAAATCAGGAAGCAGTTAAATAACAGATTGATATGTAGATTATCCCGGACCTTATTCCTCTTATTATCATTGATCAATCCCACAAGGCTggttttgagaaattttgaggGTTTCTTTAAAACTTCAACCTTGGATACTCCAAACTTTGAGATTCCGTTGCATCCTTGTAGGTTGCTGCTTGTTGATTCAGTTGTTTGGATGGATCCTGGAAATGCAGTAACTATATGAGATAAAGAGAATATAAAGCTAGCCCATTTTTATTTGAGAACTCTCTTTACTAACTTTGGTCATTTTTTCTGCAAGGGTTCTTCTCATGGCCATCACTTTGATATGATGTAGACACCCTCTCCTGTGACTTCTGTGATGAAGTCACCTTACCTGATGGGCATGGAGGCCTCTTGTTCACCAAATTTGCTTTCCCAATAATTCTTCCAGATGACAAACTCCTTTGCAGTGGCTCACTGGCAGAAGCATATGGCCCCTCACAGGAACTAACCATATCAGAAGTTAAGTAGACCCCCATGTCGTGCTCATAAACTGTGATGCTTGATTTTGTCCGTTTTCTTATTTCAGGAGCACAATTGCTAGGTTGCTGTGCATTATTTTTGACGGGATAAGTTGCATCACCATTACCACCCATCGCATCTGCACAACCAAAATAGTTGTTTGACACCTGCAGTCACAAGGCAAATGATTGAATTATCGAAGACAAACATGTAGGCTGAAGAATGACAATTGGATTGTAA is drawn from Panicum virgatum strain AP13 chromosome 1N, P.virgatum_v5, whole genome shotgun sequence and contains these coding sequences:
- the LOC120655245 gene encoding ubiquitin carboxyl-terminal hydrolase 15-like, which gives rise to MLQPREADVPVLFLVFIVLPVVAYFLLGRWHEAASKKARVSVLAQRAAEEAFRVETMACPDVLPPGPSLRTMPYFRPAPSLRQEFHECATCHAPAKTRCSRCKSVRYCSGKCQIIHWRQGHKETCQKWLGSGSSSFGGSGPEASEQTPFLTNLNSPLTGGDVHLRDMNFDTLSEPSFPTTDGYNLDTDPFPTDRSNMNKSNQGLHTSENGAVGVSYEKNNYNADDETRSSEILSGNKVSNNYFGCADAMGGNGDATYPVKNNAQQPSNCAPEIRKRTKSSITVYEHDMGVYLTSDMVSSCEGPYASASEPLQRSLSSGRIIGKANLVNKRPPCPSGKVTSSQKSQERVSTSYQSDGHEKNPCRKNDQRSIQTTESTSSNLQGCNGISKFGVSKVEVLKKPSKFLKTSLVGLINDNKRNKVLFPYEDLVKFFQYEARGISPRGLFNCGNSCYANAVLQCLMCTKPLMIYLLLRLHSKDCCSKNWCLMCELEQYASTLRESGGPLSPSRILSNLRNIGCRLGGGTQEDAHEFLRHLVMSMQAACLDGLGGEKHVEPSLQETTLIQQMFGGRLKSKVKCLRCYHESERYENIMDLTLEIHGWVESLQDALTQFTAPEDLDGENMYKCGRCSAYVKARKQLSVHEVPNILTIVLKRFQTGKYGKINKCVTFPEMLDMVPFVTGSGDKPPLYFLYAVVVHVDTENASFSGHYISYVKDMQGTWLRIDDSEVQVVSVNQVMSEGAYMLFYLRSFPRPPRMYIEKGLLPVPTTVKHHKSKSSKGSKHDRKQTELHFSGSDQTYGIYDFRPDGEGYMQDQHAELRSRDFHHADDAFADSVSTDFSEATSSEWSLFTSSDESSFTTESTRDSFSVVDYGDNAGLDPISSIFGPCYAPEHPPGNFVSCTRFSPSNPQTRYFSESTDFVSDSSMPTHPHGNVHRGRYPDRACASSAEPLASAHQRSGYGRYPLSRDGFVQTSGFCQM